The following are encoded together in the Poseidonibacter lekithochrous genome:
- a CDS encoding glycine betaine ABC transporter substrate-binding protein, whose amino-acid sequence MKIPNLIENKLEFIKLAQSLKNKNKTINLGVTNLSFHRVTAALVTYILKEMGFEVNRTFALHEENFERLKNKKIDMISSAWIPSSHGVYKKNVEEAFPLIELGLHYEPYALWGVPSYVPKEEVSEISDLLKINVIDKMNNKIQGIGLGAGITRFSIKMMDEYSLKSAGYEFFTGTQDECIKAFEEAVKKKEWVIVPLWQPQYLHHTYKIRELSDPKGLLGIIDRAVLLCNKSHTESLFDENQIRILDKIILNNEIISELDYYHSVEGLSEDESIQKWIEKI is encoded by the coding sequence ATGAAAATACCAAATTTAATTGAAAATAAACTTGAGTTTATTAAACTTGCACAAAGTTTAAAGAATAAAAACAAAACTATTAATCTAGGAGTAACTAACCTATCTTTTCATAGAGTTACAGCAGCTTTAGTAACTTATATCTTAAAAGAAATGGGATTTGAAGTAAATAGAACTTTTGCACTTCATGAAGAGAACTTTGAAAGATTAAAAAACAAAAAGATTGATATGATAAGTTCAGCTTGGATTCCTTCAAGTCATGGTGTTTATAAGAAAAATGTAGAAGAAGCTTTTCCTTTGATTGAATTAGGTCTTCATTATGAACCATATGCTTTATGGGGTGTACCTTCATATGTTCCCAAAGAAGAGGTATCTGAAATTTCTGATTTATTAAAAATTAATGTAATAGATAAAATGAACAATAAAATACAAGGTATTGGATTAGGTGCTGGGATTACTAGATTTTCTATAAAAATGATGGATGAATATTCTTTAAAAAGTGCTGGTTATGAGTTTTTTACAGGAACACAGGATGAATGTATAAAAGCTTTTGAAGAAGCAGTTAAAAAGAAGGAATGGGTAATTGTTCCTCTTTGGCAACCTCAATATCTACATCATACTTATAAAATTAGAGAATTATCTGATCCAAAAGGATTATTAGGAATAATTGATAGAGCAGTTTTACTTTGTAATAAAAGCCATACAGAATCTTTATTTGATGAAAATCAAATAAGAATATTAGATAAGATCATATTAAATAATGAAATTATATCTGAACTTGACTATTACCATAGTGTAGAAGGATTAAGTGAAGATGAATCAATTCAAAAATGGATTGAAAAAATATAA
- a CDS encoding DUF2628 domain-containing protein gives MDLDNNHLDELLESHLQKEQKVAVYKSRVEANLVNGHPTFKATWSWWAFFGTWAFFLYRKMYLVAVLFFFATVLTAFIPFSTIIIMIISGMSAFYFYTKKLNSDLDIAGVKDKPLHEVKDNLSKLGGYNSWVVWVAVVFYTIVMLSVIIGFLGLAL, from the coding sequence ATGGATTTAGACAATAATCACTTAGATGAGTTATTAGAATCACACTTACAAAAAGAACAAAAGGTAGCAGTTTATAAGTCAAGAGTTGAGGCAAATTTAGTAAATGGACACCCTACTTTCAAGGCTACTTGGTCATGGTGGGCATTTTTTGGAACTTGGGCATTTTTCTTATATAGAAAAATGTATTTAGTTGCAGTCTTATTTTTCTTTGCTACTGTATTAACTGCATTTATTCCTTTTAGTACTATTATCATTATGATTATTAGTGGTATGTCTGCATTTTATTTTTATACAAAAAAACTAAATTCTGATTTAGATATTGCAGGTGTTAAAGATAAACCATTACATGAAGTAAAAGATAATCTTTCTAAACTTGGAGGATATAATAGTTGGGTAGTTTGGGTTGCAGTAGTTTTTTATACAATAGTCATGTTATCAGTAATTATTGGCTTTCTAGGACTTGCTCTTTAA
- a CDS encoding PAS domain S-box protein has translation MNSLQKSMNLISNILDIDQSIDGQLYLKEFIKNIAQNLNVKYALIGHPIGEDSNKIHTDVVWADDKFIDNFIYDLKGTPCEIVLTGERVCIHDSNVCVDFPDDQLLQDMNIDSYIGAPVISKNKSGISSILVLLDDKPMKDREFFSIVTEFLALRASAEIEKIHNEERLKFEVEKRTKELNFANQKIFSLNESLELERSEIKFKILFENSPIGMAMIDYESGNFLEVNKSFQESIQYTNEELYSLSYMNITPSEYEEQGLHQIDELNNTGTFGPNEKEYIKKDGSSYPIKISGFSIINPDGKKVVWAIIEDITEVKNQIKNQEIMFHQSKVASLGEMLGNIAHQWRQPLSLISTTATGTKLKKELGILKENEFFENMDSINEKTQYLSKTIDDFRNFFLSDSSSQIKIDTNTIIKKAVSLIKDSFKVSNVEIILNNKNPDDLLYCNENLLIQALINILNNAKDALNLIDDKDFNKYVFIDVTKENDFISIEIKDNGMGIPLKIKDKIFEPYFTTKHKSHGTGIGLYMTNQIITKHLNSRIIVENKEYIYEKKSYVGASFDLILKSSL, from the coding sequence ATGAACTCTTTACAAAAATCAATGAATCTTATTTCTAATATCCTAGATATTGATCAAAGTATAGATGGACAGCTTTACTTAAAAGAATTTATTAAAAATATAGCCCAAAATTTGAATGTAAAATATGCCTTGATTGGACATCCAATTGGTGAAGATTCAAATAAAATACATACTGATGTTGTTTGGGCTGATGATAAATTTATTGATAATTTTATTTATGATCTTAAAGGTACTCCTTGTGAGATAGTATTAACTGGGGAGAGGGTTTGTATTCACGATTCTAATGTTTGTGTAGATTTTCCAGATGATCAATTACTTCAAGATATGAATATTGACTCTTATATTGGAGCTCCTGTTATTTCAAAAAATAAATCAGGTATTTCAAGTATTTTAGTATTACTTGATGATAAACCAATGAAAGATAGAGAGTTCTTTTCTATAGTAACTGAATTTCTTGCATTAAGAGCAAGTGCTGAAATTGAAAAAATTCATAATGAAGAAAGATTAAAGTTTGAAGTTGAAAAAAGAACAAAAGAACTTAATTTTGCAAATCAAAAAATATTTTCATTAAATGAAAGTTTAGAGTTAGAGCGTTCTGAAATCAAATTCAAGATTTTATTTGAGAACTCTCCTATTGGTATGGCAATGATTGATTATGAGAGTGGTAATTTTCTAGAAGTAAATAAGTCATTTCAAGAATCAATACAATATACAAATGAAGAACTTTATTCCTTGTCATATATGAATATTACTCCTAGTGAGTATGAAGAGCAGGGGCTTCACCAAATTGATGAACTTAATAATACTGGGACTTTTGGTCCAAATGAAAAAGAGTATATTAAAAAAGATGGAAGTTCTTACCCTATAAAAATAAGTGGATTTTCAATTATAAATCCAGATGGAAAAAAAGTTGTTTGGGCAATAATTGAAGATATTACGGAAGTTAAAAATCAAATAAAAAATCAAGAAATTATGTTTCATCAATCAAAAGTAGCATCATTAGGTGAAATGTTAGGAAATATTGCTCATCAATGGAGACAACCTCTTTCTCTTATCTCTACAACTGCAACAGGAACAAAATTAAAAAAAGAACTTGGAATATTAAAAGAGAATGAGTTTTTTGAGAATATGGATAGTATTAATGAGAAAACACAATATCTATCAAAAACAATTGATGATTTTAGAAATTTCTTTTTGTCAGATAGTTCTTCTCAAATTAAAATTGATACAAATACTATTATTAAAAAAGCAGTTTCACTAATAAAAGATTCTTTCAAAGTATCAAATGTAGAAATTATTCTAAATAATAAAAATCCTGATGACTTGTTATATTGTAATGAAAATCTTTTAATTCAAGCCTTGATAAATATACTAAATAATGCAAAAGATGCATTAAATCTTATTGATGATAAAGATTTTAATAAATATGTTTTTATTGATGTAACAAAAGAAAATGATTTTATTTCTATAGAAATTAAAGATAATGGAATGGGAATTCCTTTAAAAATTAAAGATAAAATATTTGAACCTTATTTTACTACTAAGCATAAAAGTCATGGTACGGGAATAGGATTATATATGACAAATCAAATAATCACTAAACATTTAAATTCTAGAATAATAGTAGAAAATAAAGAGTATATATATGAAAAGAAGAGTTATGTAGGGGCTTCTTTTGATTTAATTTTAAAGAGTTCTTTATAA